A genomic region of Leptotrichia hofstadii contains the following coding sequences:
- the rapZ gene encoding RNase adapter RapZ — MIMEEEGEKKELVIITGMSGAGKSETMNFFEDREYFCIDNFPISLFQYLNEIFLSNKKRNKVAVAIDIRNQEFIEQFLKQLEILDKNGIDYEIIYLDARTNVLLSRYELSRRKHPLNLYDTLLENIEAERKIIKDFMLKADLVIDTTKTSVKELQKILEKEYSGKKAKLSVNLASFGFKNGIPLDLHLMFDLRFLPNPYYIQDLKRKTGNHKDVQDYVMGLPESQEFYKMLLDMLKYLIPKYEKDGKSHLRIGIGCSGGQHRSATFVNMLCKDLSESLEYKITKFHREIGDKTEV; from the coding sequence ATGATAATGGAAGAAGAAGGAGAAAAAAAAGAACTTGTTATAATAACAGGAATGAGTGGTGCAGGAAAATCGGAAACAATGAATTTTTTTGAGGACAGGGAATATTTCTGTATTGACAATTTTCCGATAAGTCTGTTTCAGTATCTAAATGAGATATTTTTGAGCAACAAAAAAAGAAATAAAGTTGCGGTTGCGATAGATATAAGAAATCAGGAATTTATAGAGCAGTTTTTAAAACAGCTTGAGATTTTGGATAAAAATGGAATAGACTATGAAATCATATATCTTGATGCAAGAACAAATGTACTTCTTAGCAGGTATGAGCTTTCCAGAAGAAAACACCCTTTAAATTTATATGATACACTGCTTGAAAATATAGAGGCTGAAAGAAAAATAATTAAGGACTTTATGTTAAAGGCAGATTTGGTAATAGACACTACTAAAACGTCTGTAAAGGAACTTCAGAAAATACTGGAAAAGGAATATTCAGGGAAAAAAGCAAAATTAAGTGTAAATCTAGCTTCTTTTGGTTTTAAGAACGGAATCCCGCTGGATTTGCATTTGATGTTTGACCTGAGATTTTTGCCAAATCCCTATTATATTCAAGACTTAAAGCGTAAAACGGGTAATCATAAAGATGTACAGGATTATGTAATGGGACTTCCAGAAAGTCAGGAATTTTATAAAATGCTTCTTGATATGCTTAAATATTTGATACCAAAGTATGAAAAGGACGGAAAATCTCATTTGCGTATAGGAATAGGGTGTTCAGGAGGTCAGCATAGATCTGCAACCTTTGTAAATATGCTATGTAAGGATTTATCTGAGAGTCTAGAATATAAGATAACAAAATTCCATAGGGAAATAGGTGATAAAACGGAGGTATAA
- a CDS encoding FGGY-family carbohydrate kinase: protein MKYFLSVDYGGTNTKAIIFNENGDEIGVSSFHTMRKEIKPGYREVDLKETSDAIYDSIKKALKKSNLTGKDITAVACVGHGKGLYVLDKNRKEFINGILSTDGRAGELANKFENEIKKLWNKTRQHVFGVQSPVLLHWLKENEPQSYNNIGAILSAKDYVRFKLTGKVNQEYGDASGNHWINFETGTYDDEILEFFGIPEMKEALPPLVDYKEIVGGITKEVSEITGLLEGTPVAGGLFDIDACAIGSGVLDSSAFSVIVGTWNINTYPSKIPAGYESGQMNSYFPNRDFLVEESSPTSAGNLDIILKMLMSEEMSSLKETESIYTGLEVFLKDTTASYSKVIFLPFLYGSNTHTEAPSCFLGLTATTTKLEMIRSVYEGIVFSHKQHLDKLEKSLGKRPQVIRISGGGTNSKQWCQIFSDILNIPVETLQGSELGGLGGAIASQQAITGDSLEDAVRKMVRIKDRYEPDQEEHKKYIKKYEVYQEILKSMDTTFRSLKKLNEEL from the coding sequence ATGAAATATTTTTTGAGTGTAGATTATGGGGGAACAAATACAAAAGCTATTATTTTTAATGAAAATGGAGATGAAATTGGAGTTTCTTCGTTTCATACAATGAGGAAGGAAATAAAACCAGGTTACAGGGAAGTTGATTTAAAAGAAACTTCAGATGCAATTTATGATTCAATAAAAAAAGCTTTAAAAAAATCAAATTTGACAGGGAAAGACATTACTGCAGTTGCCTGTGTCGGTCATGGAAAAGGACTTTATGTGCTGGATAAGAATCGCAAGGAATTTATAAACGGTATTTTATCCACAGATGGAAGAGCAGGAGAGCTGGCAAATAAATTTGAAAATGAAATAAAAAAATTGTGGAATAAGACAAGGCAGCATGTTTTTGGAGTTCAAAGTCCAGTATTGCTGCATTGGTTAAAAGAAAATGAACCCCAATCCTACAATAATATAGGAGCAATTTTATCAGCAAAAGATTACGTGCGTTTTAAACTCACTGGAAAAGTGAATCAGGAATATGGAGATGCTTCAGGAAATCATTGGATTAATTTTGAAACAGGAACTTATGATGATGAAATTCTAGAATTTTTTGGAATACCTGAAATGAAAGAGGCATTGCCGCCATTGGTTGATTACAAGGAAATTGTCGGAGGAATTACAAAAGAGGTTTCTGAAATTACAGGACTTCTGGAAGGTACGCCTGTTGCTGGAGGACTGTTTGATATTGATGCCTGTGCGATAGGCTCTGGAGTTCTGGACAGTTCTGCATTTAGCGTTATTGTGGGAACTTGGAATATAAACACTTATCCGTCAAAAATACCTGCAGGCTATGAAAGTGGTCAAATGAACTCGTATTTTCCAAATAGGGATTTTTTAGTAGAAGAGTCAAGCCCAACTTCTGCTGGAAATTTAGATATTATTTTAAAGATGCTAATGTCGGAAGAAATGTCCAGTTTAAAAGAAACTGAGAGTATTTACACAGGACTTGAAGTTTTTTTAAAGGATACGACAGCTTCTTACAGTAAAGTTATATTTTTGCCATTCCTGTACGGAAGTAATACTCACACTGAAGCTCCATCATGCTTTTTAGGACTTACAGCGACAACTACAAAATTGGAAATGATTCGATCTGTTTATGAAGGAATTGTATTTTCTCATAAGCAGCATTTGGATAAATTGGAGAAAAGTTTAGGGAAAAGACCTCAAGTAATCCGTATTTCAGGTGGTGGAACTAACTCAAAGCAATGGTGTCAAATTTTTTCAGATATTTTGAATATTCCAGTTGAAACTTTGCAAGGAAGTGAATTAGGGGGACTTGGTGGAGCGATTGCAAGCCAGCAAGCTATAACAGGAGATTCATTAGAAGACGCTGTAAGAAAAATGGTCAGAATAAAAGACAGATACGAACCAGATCAGGAAGAGCATAAAAAATATATAAAAAAATACGAAGTGTATCAGGAAATTTTGAAAAGCATGGATACAACTTTCCGTAGCTTAAAAAAATTAAATGAAGAGCTATAA
- a CDS encoding amidohydrolase family protein, with product MKKIDAHAHIVKAVAGFNKKGRMTPLGNGKVIWDDGDVTQLFPEGYGDTEFTAESFLRLMDENGIEKSVLLQGHLHGYQNYYTYLAIKKYPERFIGAFSVDPYAKEALEIAQRYVEVLGFRAIKFEISEDGGIHGYRNTNPFRLDADPFVTRLFNYLANYPGFVVTVDYGNWDQISHQPQAIANLAKLYPNIDFVVCHLSFPHAATPERLKADLSMWKEYPNIYSDLSAIQDIDRPEDYPFPNSYKNVTIAKEILGAKRLIWGTDSPWSATFNTYNELATWLENVDIFTKEELEDVFYNNAQKVYFKPEAVKAIKESVDPATEGIEINL from the coding sequence ATGAAAAAAATAGATGCACATGCACACATTGTAAAAGCAGTTGCTGGATTTAATAAAAAAGGAAGAATGACTCCGCTTGGTAATGGAAAAGTAATTTGGGATGATGGAGATGTGACTCAATTATTTCCTGAAGGTTATGGAGATACAGAGTTTACAGCAGAATCATTTTTGAGATTAATGGATGAAAATGGTATTGAAAAATCTGTACTTTTACAAGGACATTTACACGGATACCAAAATTATTACACTTATCTTGCAATAAAAAAATATCCTGAAAGATTTATTGGGGCATTTTCAGTAGACCCTTACGCTAAGGAAGCTCTTGAAATTGCTCAGAGATATGTGGAAGTCTTGGGATTTAGAGCAATAAAATTTGAAATAAGTGAAGATGGGGGAATTCATGGATATAGAAACACAAATCCATTTAGACTTGATGCAGATCCATTTGTGACAAGATTATTTAACTATTTGGCAAATTATCCTGGATTTGTTGTTACAGTGGACTACGGTAACTGGGATCAAATAAGCCATCAGCCGCAAGCAATTGCAAATCTTGCAAAACTTTATCCTAATATTGATTTTGTAGTTTGTCATTTGTCATTCCCGCACGCGGCGACTCCAGAAAGACTGAAAGCTGACCTTAGCATGTGGAAGGAATACCCTAATATATATAGTGATTTATCAGCTATTCAAGATATAGACAGACCTGAAGACTATCCATTTCCAAATTCATACAAAAATGTAACTATAGCAAAAGAAATTTTGGGAGCAAAACGACTTATTTGGGGAACAGATTCACCTTGGTCTGCTACATTTAATACTTATAATGAATTAGCAACTTGGCTTGAAAATGTAGATATTTTTACAAAGGAAGAATTGGAAGACGTTTTTTACAACAATGCTCAGAAAGTATATTTTAAACCTGAAGCTGTAAAAGCTATAAAAGAGTCTGTTGACCCTGCGACTGAAGGAATAGAAATAAATCTTTAA
- a CDS encoding PTS galactitol transporter subunit IIC: MLKVFSDIFNTLGPAVVVPIMIFVVSVALGVQVKKSIMSGLYAGIGLTGFGWVIGSFAPAVTQLVDQMVKATGLKLEVVDMGWQMGSKLSFSTTIGLSFFVFGLLIEILLFVIGVTRVFVPSNLWNNFGYMIWGAMAYQFTQNFALSFAFMIFMLLYSLLLSETVADRWSEYYGVKNATINSIHNVESLVPAIILDPLWNLLGLHKSKLNPETLKTKLGVFGEPTMLGAILGLIMGIFGNIKSLGTLTAWGQILGFAVALSAVMTIFPLITGVFARAFGPLAEAVEKNKKQDASNERETDKKRWFIAVDDGVGFGEPATIIAGVLLIPVMAILSFVLPGNKTLPMVDLIAIPFIIEAMIAVTKGNILKTILNGIIWLSLGLYASSFIAPYYTSAAIAAKALPAGAALIASFNLTARPLNALIFFAWISGNPIFIGITIIVYLVGLFFLRTKRESIYAYLKKMADKNSGFEGSKEKIFMEQN, from the coding sequence ATGTTAAAAGTATTTAGTGATATATTTAATACGCTAGGACCGGCAGTAGTTGTACCTATAATGATTTTTGTAGTAAGTGTAGCACTTGGAGTACAAGTTAAAAAATCTATTATGAGCGGACTTTATGCAGGTATTGGTCTTACAGGATTTGGATGGGTAATAGGAAGTTTTGCGCCAGCAGTAACTCAGTTAGTTGATCAAATGGTAAAAGCTACAGGATTAAAGCTGGAAGTGGTGGATATGGGCTGGCAAATGGGTTCTAAACTGTCATTTTCAACAACTATTGGACTTTCATTTTTTGTATTTGGATTATTAATTGAAATTCTGTTATTTGTAATAGGAGTAACTCGTGTGTTTGTTCCGTCAAATTTATGGAATAATTTTGGATACATGATTTGGGGAGCAATGGCTTATCAATTTACTCAGAATTTTGCGTTATCATTTGCGTTTATGATTTTTATGTTACTTTACTCGCTGCTTTTATCAGAAACAGTTGCTGACAGATGGTCTGAATATTATGGAGTTAAAAATGCAACCATTAATTCGATTCATAATGTAGAATCATTAGTTCCGGCGATTATTTTAGATCCTCTATGGAATTTGCTGGGACTTCACAAATCAAAATTAAATCCAGAAACATTAAAGACAAAATTGGGAGTTTTTGGAGAACCAACAATGCTTGGAGCAATTTTAGGACTTATTATGGGAATTTTCGGGAATATTAAATCATTAGGAACTTTGACTGCCTGGGGACAAATTTTAGGATTTGCTGTTGCATTATCAGCTGTTATGACAATATTTCCATTGATTACAGGAGTATTTGCAAGAGCATTTGGGCCGCTTGCAGAAGCAGTTGAAAAAAATAAAAAGCAAGATGCTTCAAATGAACGTGAAACTGATAAAAAAAGATGGTTTATTGCTGTTGATGATGGAGTGGGATTTGGAGAACCTGCAACAATTATCGCAGGAGTACTGTTAATTCCTGTTATGGCAATATTGTCCTTTGTTTTGCCAGGAAACAAAACATTGCCAATGGTTGATTTGATTGCAATTCCTTTTATAATTGAAGCGATGATAGCAGTAACTAAAGGAAATATTTTAAAAACAATATTAAATGGAATAATTTGGCTGAGCTTGGGACTTTATGCAAGCAGCTTTATAGCACCATATTATACGAGCGCGGCAATTGCGGCAAAAGCTCTGCCTGCGGGGGCGGCATTAATAGCAAGTTTTAACTTGACAGCCAGACCGTTAAATGCACTAATTTTCTTTGCTTGGATTTCAGGGAATCCTATATTTATTGGAATTACAATAATTGTATACTTAGTGGGATTATTCTTCTTAAGAACAAAACGGGAAAGCATATACGCCTACTTGAAAAAAATGGCTGATAAGAATAGTGGATTTGAGGGAAGCAAGGAAAAAATATTTATGGAACAAAATTAA
- a CDS encoding NAD(P)-dependent oxidoreductase, which translates to MAKEKVLVTGIVPKEGLTELMEKFDVTYSEEPFTREYVLENLHKYDALLLMGQKADKELIEAGENLKLISLNAVGFDHVDIEFAKSKGIVVSNSPQAVRVPTAEMTFALLLAAAKRLAFYDKIVRDGNWIDPSERKYQGLSLEGATLGVYGFGRIGQTVAKLAQSFGMKVLYHDTFRLDEEKEKELNVKYVEFDELLANSDVITIHAPGLPATKGKFNKEAFKKMKNRSYLVNAARGPIVVEADLVEALKTGEIAGAGLDVFEFEPKVSEELRALDSVIMAPHAGTGTIEGRITLAKEAADNIIEFFAGNARNVVNP; encoded by the coding sequence ATGGCAAAAGAAAAAGTATTAGTAACAGGGATTGTACCAAAAGAAGGACTTACAGAATTAATGGAAAAATTTGATGTGACTTATTCAGAAGAACCTTTCACTAGAGAATATGTGCTGGAAAATCTTCATAAATATGATGCACTTTTATTGATGGGGCAAAAAGCGGATAAAGAGCTTATAGAAGCTGGAGAAAATTTAAAATTAATTTCTTTAAATGCGGTAGGGTTTGACCATGTTGATATTGAATTTGCAAAAAGCAAGGGAATTGTAGTTTCAAATTCACCACAGGCAGTGAGAGTTCCTACAGCGGAAATGACTTTTGCACTGTTGCTGGCCGCAGCAAAAAGATTGGCATTTTACGATAAAATCGTAAGAGATGGAAATTGGATCGACCCAAGTGAAAGAAAATATCAAGGATTATCATTGGAAGGAGCAACTTTAGGAGTTTATGGATTTGGAAGAATTGGACAAACAGTTGCAAAATTGGCTCAAAGTTTTGGCATGAAAGTTTTGTATCACGATACTTTTAGACTTGATGAAGAGAAGGAAAAAGAATTAAATGTAAAATATGTTGAGTTTGACGAGTTATTGGCAAATTCTGATGTAATAACAATCCATGCGCCTGGATTACCTGCTACAAAAGGTAAATTTAATAAAGAAGCATTCAAAAAAATGAAAAATAGAAGCTACCTTGTAAATGCCGCTCGTGGACCAATTGTGGTGGAAGCTGATTTGGTGGAAGCACTGAAAACAGGAGAGATTGCTGGAGCAGGGCTTGACGTGTTTGAGTTTGAACCCAAAGTTTCAGAAGAATTGAGAGCCTTAGACAGTGTAATTATGGCGCCTCACGCTGGAACAGGGACTATTGAAGGAAGAATAACTTTGGCAAAAGAAGCGGCTGACAACATTATTGAATTTTTTGCGGGAAATGCAAGAAATGTAGTAAATCCGTAA
- a CDS encoding YhcH/YjgK/YiaL family protein, which yields MIYTNLKDTLQNKNIAKKVQECIEYTNKNLEELKKLDGGAYDIELGIKMHVNTYETGTAEDKIMETHLKNLDVQIMLCGEEYVAFNTSNNMKVEKTEEEKDLVIYSGNVLFNVLLKEGDILILYPNDVHMPGLKVKESKKIKKLVFKVPLKEL from the coding sequence ATGATATATACGAATTTAAAAGATACTTTGCAAAATAAAAATATTGCTAAAAAAGTTCAGGAATGTATTGAATATACAAATAAAAATTTAGAGGAACTAAAAAAACTTGATGGTGGAGCGTATGATATTGAATTAGGCATAAAAATGCATGTAAATACCTACGAAACAGGTACAGCGGAAGATAAAATCATGGAAACTCATCTAAAAAATTTGGATGTGCAAATAATGCTTTGTGGAGAGGAATATGTGGCATTTAACACTTCAAATAATATGAAAGTTGAGAAAACAGAAGAAGAAAAAGATTTAGTTATTTACTCAGGTAATGTTTTATTTAATGTTCTGTTAAAAGAGGGAGACATTTTAATTCTGTATCCAAATGATGTGCATATGCCAGGATTAAAAGTGAAGGAATCAAAGAAAATAAAAAAACTTGTCTTTAAAGTACCATTAAAGGAACTTTAA
- the adhP gene encoding alcohol dehydrogenase AdhP — protein MKAVVVNQEGTGIEVVEKELRGLKAGEALVDVEYCGVCHTDLHVAHGDFGKVPGRVLGHEGIGIVREVADGVTSLKPGDRVSIAWFFEGCGRCEYCINGQETLCRDVINAGYSADGGMAEQCIVTADYAVKVPEGLDPAQASSITCAGVTTYKAIKVGKPQPGQWVVIYGAGGLGNLAVQYAKKVFNTHVIAVDINDDKLALAKEVGADYIINGKKEDPVAKIKELSGIGAHIAVVTAVSKVAFNQAIDSVRAAGKVVAVGLPSETMDLPIVKTVLDGIEVIGSLVGTREDLREAFQFGAEGLVVPVVQTRNIHEAPEIFKEMEEGTIQGRMVIDMKHSCGCGHKH, from the coding sequence ATGAAAGCAGTAGTAGTTAATCAAGAAGGAACTGGAATAGAAGTTGTAGAAAAAGAATTAAGAGGACTAAAAGCAGGAGAAGCGTTAGTTGATGTGGAATATTGCGGTGTTTGCCATACTGATTTACATGTGGCTCATGGAGATTTTGGAAAAGTTCCTGGAAGAGTTTTGGGACATGAAGGAATTGGAATTGTAAGAGAAGTTGCTGATGGTGTAACATCACTAAAACCTGGAGATAGAGTAAGTATTGCTTGGTTTTTTGAAGGGTGCGGAAGATGCGAATACTGTATCAATGGGCAAGAAACTTTGTGTAGAGATGTAATAAACGCAGGATATTCTGCTGATGGAGGAATGGCTGAACAATGTATAGTTACAGCTGATTATGCAGTAAAAGTTCCAGAAGGACTGGATCCAGCTCAAGCAAGCAGTATTACTTGTGCAGGAGTTACAACTTATAAAGCAATAAAAGTTGGAAAACCGCAACCAGGACAATGGGTAGTAATTTACGGTGCAGGAGGATTAGGAAACTTGGCAGTTCAATATGCTAAAAAAGTATTTAATACTCATGTAATTGCCGTTGACATAAATGATGACAAATTAGCGCTTGCTAAAGAAGTTGGTGCTGACTATATTATAAATGGTAAAAAAGAAGACCCTGTTGCAAAAATTAAAGAATTAAGTGGAATTGGAGCTCATATTGCTGTAGTTACTGCTGTATCAAAAGTTGCATTTAACCAAGCTATTGATTCAGTAAGGGCAGCTGGAAAAGTTGTCGCAGTTGGACTTCCATCAGAAACTATGGACTTGCCAATCGTAAAAACAGTATTAGATGGTATCGAAGTAATCGGATCGCTTGTTGGAACAAGGGAAGACTTAAGAGAAGCATTCCAATTTGGAGCAGAAGGATTGGTTGTGCCAGTAGTTCAAACAAGAAATATCCACGAAGCTCCTGAAATTTTTAAAGAAATGGAAGAAGGAACAATTCAAGGACGTATGGTTATTGATATGAAACATTCTTGCGGATGTGGACATAAACATTAA
- a CDS encoding flavin reductase, translated as MGFHEIKIQDFDLNPFTSTGKDWSLVTAGDENGINTMTVTWGMMGYLWRGPVISVYIRPTRYTKKFVDEQNCFSLSFFNGYKKELHVLGLKSGRDVDKIAEVGFNPIFLDGVPAFEEAKLVIVAEKLYIDDIKPENFIDKNIPEKLYTKEEPHIVYTGRVKKIYVKD; from the coding sequence ATGGGATTTCATGAGATTAAAATTCAGGATTTTGATTTAAATCCTTTTACAAGTACAGGTAAAGACTGGAGTCTTGTCACGGCGGGAGATGAGAACGGGATAAATACAATGACTGTCACGTGGGGAATGATGGGATACCTTTGGCGTGGTCCTGTTATTTCAGTTTATATAAGACCTACAAGATATACTAAAAAATTTGTAGACGAGCAAAATTGTTTTTCTTTAAGTTTTTTTAATGGTTATAAAAAGGAACTTCATGTACTTGGATTAAAATCAGGAAGAGATGTAGACAAAATCGCAGAAGTTGGATTTAATCCAATATTCTTAGATGGTGTGCCTGCATTTGAAGAAGCAAAATTAGTTATTGTAGCCGAAAAATTATATATAGATGATATAAAACCTGAAAACTTCATAGATAAGAACATACCTGAAAAACTATACACAAAGGAAGAGCCTCATATAGTTTATACAGGAAGGGTAAAGAAAATATACGTAAAAGACTGA
- the mgtE gene encoding magnesium transporter, with product MENNTIQTLIDEKKYFEIRKYLNELNTVEVSELLNQFESSELIMIFRLLSKNRAADVFSYLDTEHQEMIINTMTDVETKNIFDELYFDDIVDIIEEMPSNVVKKILKNTDAKDRHTINLLLKYPDNSAGSIMTTEYMDLKKDMKVSQAIDKIRDTVEDMENVYTCYVISEDRKLEGVISLKELITNEDDTVVGNIMNCNFVSVHTNDDQENVAEIIKKYNLIVLPVTDIENRLLGIITIDDIMDVVEQEATEDFHKMAGISPVEESYLKTSAFTMARQRISWLIVLMISATFTGRIIKSYEDVLQSVVILSSFIPMLMDTGGNAGAQSSTIVIRALALGEVNPRDTFKILKKEFSISFIVAVVLAGINYLRLITLTKTPLNVALTVSITLIFVVMISKIIGAFLPIVAKIFKMDPAIMAGPLITTILDALTLSIYFKFATIFLSNIIK from the coding sequence GTGGAAAACAACACTATTCAAACACTTATAGATGAAAAAAAGTATTTTGAAATTAGAAAATATTTGAACGAATTAAATACTGTTGAGGTTTCGGAACTGTTAAATCAGTTTGAATCTTCTGAATTAATAATGATTTTTAGATTACTTTCTAAAAATAGGGCGGCAGATGTATTTTCATATTTGGATACAGAGCATCAGGAAATGATTATTAATACTATGACTGATGTGGAAACTAAAAATATATTTGATGAACTTTATTTTGATGATATTGTCGATATTATCGAGGAAATGCCATCAAATGTAGTAAAAAAGATTTTAAAAAATACTGATGCAAAAGATAGACATACAATAAATCTTTTGTTAAAATATCCTGATAATTCAGCTGGAAGCATTATGACAACAGAATATATGGATTTGAAAAAGGATATGAAAGTATCTCAAGCAATTGACAAAATTAGAGATACTGTGGAAGATATGGAAAATGTATATACTTGTTATGTAATTAGTGAAGACAGGAAATTAGAAGGAGTAATTTCCTTAAAGGAATTAATTACAAACGAAGATGATACAGTTGTGGGGAATATCATGAACTGTAATTTTGTAAGTGTTCATACAAATGATGACCAGGAAAATGTTGCTGAAATAATTAAAAAATATAATTTGATTGTACTTCCAGTTACAGATATAGAAAATAGACTTCTTGGAATAATTACGATTGACGATATAATGGACGTTGTTGAGCAAGAGGCAACAGAAGATTTCCACAAAATGGCGGGAATTTCACCAGTTGAGGAATCATATCTTAAGACAAGTGCTTTTACGATGGCAAGACAGAGAATTAGCTGGCTCATTGTACTTATGATTTCTGCAACTTTTACAGGAAGAATTATAAAAAGTTATGAAGATGTATTGCAGTCAGTAGTTATTCTATCTTCATTCATCCCAATGCTAATGGATACGGGAGGAAATGCTGGAGCTCAATCTTCTACAATTGTTATTCGTGCTTTAGCATTAGGTGAAGTAAATCCAAGAGACACTTTTAAAATATTAAAAAAAGAATTTTCTATTTCGTTTATTGTGGCAGTCGTTCTAGCGGGAATTAACTATTTACGACTTATAACTTTGACAAAAACTCCTTTAAATGTAGCTTTGACTGTTTCAATTACCCTCATTTTTGTAGTTATGATTTCCAAAATAATAGGTGCATTTTTACCTATTGTTGCAAAAATATTTAAAATGGATCCCGCAATTATGGCAGGGCCTTTAATAACTACAATTTTAGATGCTTTGACTCTTTCTATCTATTTTAAATTTGCAACTATATTTTTGAGCAATATTATAAAGTAA
- the mgtE gene encoding magnesium transporter: protein MKELIETLLKEKKYFEIKSELNKLNTVEISDILNQFKSPELVIMIFRLLKKDKAADVFPYLDSEHQEMIIHTSTDIETREIFDELYFDDIVDIIEEMPSNIVKKILKNTDKKDRHLINQLLKYPDNSAGSIMTTEYVDLQKNMTVSEAIEEIRKTGKDKENIYTCYVTGEKGILEGVLSLKELIAKKDTIQIEDIMNKNFVSVNTNDDQEIVADLFKKYDFIVMPVVDYENRILGIITIDDVMDVVDQEVTEDFHKMAGITSPTDDSYLKTNIFTMARQRIGWLAVLMISDTISGNIIQGYEKVLAKSIILTAFIPMLMSSGGNVGSQSSTVVIRSLALGEISPKSAFKVIKKEFFIGIMVSIVLSALNFIRLITLEKTDPTIALIVSLTLIFTIIISKLVGALLPLGAKIVKTDPAVMATPLITTISDAVTLVIYFTFATMLLKNLK from the coding sequence ATGAAAGAATTAATTGAAACTCTTTTAAAAGAAAAAAAATATTTTGAAATAAAAAGTGAATTAAACAAATTAAACACAGTAGAAATTTCTGATATATTAAATCAGTTCAAATCGCCTGAACTTGTAATAATGATTTTTAGACTGTTAAAAAAAGATAAAGCGGCAGATGTATTTCCTTATTTGGATTCAGAACATCAGGAAATGATTATTCATACTTCAACAGATATTGAAACCCGTGAAATTTTTGATGAATTATATTTTGACGATATTGTTGATATTATTGAGGAAATGCCGTCAAATATTGTAAAAAAAATATTGAAAAACACTGATAAAAAAGATAGACATCTGATAAATCAGCTGTTAAAATATCCTGATAATTCGGCTGGAAGTATTATGACAACAGAGTATGTGGATTTACAAAAAAATATGACAGTCTCAGAAGCAATTGAAGAAATTAGAAAAACTGGAAAAGATAAAGAAAATATTTATACATGCTATGTTACTGGAGAAAAGGGAATACTGGAAGGTGTACTTTCTCTCAAGGAATTAATTGCCAAAAAAGATACTATCCAAATTGAAGATATTATGAACAAAAATTTTGTAAGTGTCAATACAAACGATGATCAGGAAATTGTAGCAGATTTATTTAAAAAATATGACTTTATTGTAATGCCAGTTGTGGATTATGAAAATAGGATTTTAGGTATTATTACCATAGATGATGTAATGGATGTCGTAGATCAGGAAGTTACGGAAGATTTTCATAAAATGGCAGGGATTACTTCCCCTACTGACGATTCTTATTTAAAGACAAATATTTTTACAATGGCAAGACAAAGAATCGGGTGGCTCGCCGTACTTATGATTTCTGATACAATTTCTGGAAATATTATTCAAGGTTATGAAAAAGTATTGGCAAAGTCCATAATTTTAACAGCTTTTATTCCAATGTTAATGTCAAGTGGAGGAAATGTTGGTTCTCAATCATCAACAGTTGTAATACGTTCATTGGCACTTGGAGAAATTTCTCCAAAATCTGCCTTTAAAGTTATAAAAAAGGAATTTTTTATCGGTATAATGGTTTCTATTGTCTTATCAGCCTTAAATTTCATAAGATTAATTACATTGGAAAAAACCGATCCGACAATCGCTCTTATTGTTTCATTAACTCTTATATTTACAATAATAATTTCAAAACTGGTAGGAGCATTGCTGCCACTTGGAGCTAAAATCGTAAAAACCGATCCAGCCGTTATGGCAACCCCTCTGATAACAACAATTTCAGATGCTGTAACACTTGTTATTTACTTTACTTTTGCAACAATGCTTTTAAAGAACCTTAAATAA